In Bacillus sp. FJAT-45037, the following are encoded in one genomic region:
- a CDS encoding DUF896 domain-containing protein, which produces MLSKEKIARINELSKRAKSTGLTKVEAKEQQSLRQEYLQTFRSSFKNQLHSVKVVDEEGTDVTPKALKNSKEKQNGGLTH; this is translated from the coding sequence ATGTTATCAAAAGAAAAAATTGCACGTATAAATGAACTATCAAAACGTGCGAAGTCAACAGGTTTAACGAAGGTTGAAGCAAAAGAGCAACAATCGCTTAGACAAGAGTACTTACAAACATTTCGAAGTTCCTTTAAAAATCAACTGCACTCTGTAAAAGTAGTGGATGAAGAAGGCACAGATGTAACTCCTAAAGCTTTAAAAAATAGTAAAGAAAAACAAAATGGTGGCTTAACACATTAA
- a CDS encoding YneB family resolvase-like protein yields MPMHTKKQTMRNETNAVIYCRVSTEKEAQQTSIERQRVELEKIALQEGFHIIDIIEEKVSGYEIEREGMLRLLDLVKQKEANVVLVQDDTRIGRGHAKMAILHQLRKDGALIFTLQDEGELRLSEADAMVLDIVSIVEEYQRKLHNLKIKRGMKAAVSKGFKPHENLKGGAGGGGRDKKEVPIEEIVRLRERKLTFHDIAATLRGFGHDVSKATVHRRYREYMNELQAHEQIESNERPQ; encoded by the coding sequence ATGCCTATGCATACGAAAAAGCAGACGATGAGAAATGAAACGAACGCCGTAATTTATTGTAGAGTAAGTACAGAAAAGGAAGCTCAACAAACTTCGATTGAAAGACAACGAGTGGAATTAGAAAAGATTGCTCTTCAAGAAGGATTTCATATTATTGATATTATTGAAGAAAAAGTCAGTGGCTATGAGATTGAAAGAGAAGGTATGCTTAGGCTACTCGATCTCGTTAAACAAAAAGAGGCCAATGTGGTTCTCGTTCAAGATGACACGAGAATTGGACGTGGCCATGCTAAAATGGCGATTTTACATCAACTACGTAAAGACGGGGCTCTCATTTTCACCTTACAAGATGAAGGAGAGCTTCGCTTGTCGGAAGCTGACGCGATGGTTTTAGATATTGTTTCAATAGTTGAAGAATATCAACGTAAATTACATAATTTAAAAATCAAACGTGGTATGAAAGCAGCTGTGTCTAAGGGATTTAAACCGCACGAAAATCTCAAAGGCGGAGCAGGTGGTGGTGGACGAGATAAGAAAGAAGTGCCGATCGAAGAGATTGTGCGATTACGAGAACGGAAATTGACGTTTCATGATATCGCTGCAACATTGCGAGGGTTTGGTCATGATGTATCTAAAGCAACGGTCCATAGAAGGTATAGAGAATATATGAACGAATTACAAGCTCACGAACAAATAGAGTCGAACGAACGCCCTCAATAA
- the lexA gene encoding transcriptional repressor LexA produces the protein MTKLSKRQQEILDFIKIEVKKKGYPPSVREIGEAVGLASSSTVHGHLSRLEKKGFIRRDPTKPRAIEVLNLDELESTSIERKTTYVPIVGKVTAGLPITAIENVEDYLPLPEHLVSNESTYVLVIQGDSMIEAGIYDGDMVIVRQQQTANNGDIVVAMTDENEATVKRFFREKDYIRLQPENSTMDPILLKDVTILGKVVGVFRTLH, from the coding sequence ATGACGAAACTATCAAAAAGACAGCAAGAAATCCTAGATTTCATTAAGATAGAAGTTAAGAAGAAAGGGTATCCGCCTTCCGTTCGTGAAATTGGCGAAGCAGTCGGACTTGCATCTAGCTCTACGGTCCACGGACACCTATCGAGACTAGAGAAAAAAGGATTCATTCGACGTGACCCTACGAAACCTCGTGCCATCGAAGTTTTAAACTTAGATGAACTCGAGTCCACAAGCATTGAAAGGAAAACAACATATGTACCGATTGTAGGTAAAGTTACAGCCGGTTTGCCAATTACTGCAATTGAAAACGTGGAAGATTATTTACCACTACCTGAACATTTAGTCTCTAATGAATCAACATATGTTCTCGTCATCCAAGGTGATTCAATGATCGAAGCCGGTATTTATGACGGTGATATGGTCATCGTTCGTCAACAGCAGACAGCAAACAATGGAGATATCGTCGTTGCAATGACTGATGAGAATGAAGCGACCGTTAAACGTTTCTTCCGTGAAAAAGACTACATCCGCTTGCAACCTGAGAATTCCACTATGGACCCTATCCTCTTAAAGGATGTTACGATACTAGGGAAAGTCGTTGGTGTTTTCCGCACCCTTCATTAA